A stretch of Capricornis sumatraensis isolate serow.1 chromosome 10, serow.2, whole genome shotgun sequence DNA encodes these proteins:
- the CRIPTO gene encoding protein Cripto yields the protein MERFFYSVILIMAFSRALELGLVAGLGSLELARLSQGELAFRDDGLWSQEEPAIRHQPSQFVASMGIQKSKELNRTCCLNGGTCMLGSFCACPPSFYGRNCEHDSRKENCGSVPHDTWLPRKCSMCKCWHGQLRCFPQSFLPGCDGHVMDEHLTASRTPELTLSACALMLPGICLAIQSYY from the exons ATGGAGCGCTTCTTTTACAG TGTGATTTTGATCATGGCCTTTTCCAGAGCACTTGAACTGGGATTAGTCGCTG GATTGGGCAGCCTTGAACTTGCCCGTCTGTCACAGGGAGAGCTGGCCTTCAGAGATGATGGCCTTTGGTCCCAAGAGGAGCCTGCAATTCGTCACCAGCCTTCCCAGTTTGTAGCATCCATGGGAATCCAAAAGA GTAAGGAGCTGAACAGAACCTGCTGTTTGAATGGGGGAACCTGCATGCTGGGGTCCTTTTGTGCCTGCCCTCCCTCTTTCTATGGACGCAACTGTGAGCATGACTCTCGCAAAGA GAACTGTGGGTCTGTGCCCCATGACACCTGGCTGCCCAGGAAGTGTTCCATGTGTAAATGCTGGCATGGCCAGCTTCGCTGCTTTCCTCAGTCATTCCTACCTGGTTGTG ATGGCCATGTGATGGATGAGCACCTCACAGCTTCCAGGACTCCAGAATTAACACTGTCTGCGTGTGCTCTTATGCTACCTGGCATCTGCCTTGCTATACAAAGTTATTATTAA